The Musa acuminata AAA Group cultivar baxijiao chromosome BXJ1-8, Cavendish_Baxijiao_AAA, whole genome shotgun sequence genomic sequence TAATATGGAATGCTTGAATGTTTCTAAtttgtaattattatttattttgttcCGAGATCATGTGTAATTAAACGCTGTCTCTAACAGAAACATCCTAGTAGTTAGTTGACTGTTGCATGATTGGCAGGTCTTTTGTCCAAGATCATGCAAAAGTGTCTTGTATGCTGTTTAATGGAataaatgaaaattattttttttttcaaaaaaaatttctaacAAGATGATAGAGCAAGGAAAATTCAGAAATATGTTAGATTTGGCTGAGAACAACTGCATCAGATTATTTTCTTCAGTAAAGTTTCCATGGAATTTGTCATACATAGATTGACCACTTTAAGATGGCAGAATTATAAGGTACAAATGACAGTATTAAAGCTTAAATCTATTATTGCTTCAAACATTTATATAAGGTTTTCAGTTGAACCTCTTTATGATGATACTATTCATAAAAAGGTTCATGACACTGGTTTTTATACTCACGTATTATCCATGTTTTATTTGCCATTGGTATGCTCTTCTGATTTCCATAATTTGTCTCTAGGATTCTACTATATTGTGCAAGCCCTCTCACTAGTGATGCTATATCACTAGGATCCTAGTATGAGAAATGAATGTGGGTGTTTGGCAACTGTCTGACTTTTCTGATATCTTTAGTGGAATAAAATAGCAAGCTCCACCTTCCTCTAAGACATCTGTGATTGATTTCATCTCTGCTTTAAGATGCCCAATCTAGTCACTGGTTTTGGCAAAGCTGGAGAAGTGGTGCTGCTGCTTTTTTCTTGGAAACCAAGACAACCTTGTCCTTAGATTGGTTTTATTAGCTCAGATTGACTAATGTCTTTGAGGCTGTTATCTCTCTTACCATGCTAATCTGCAGGGATATATCACATTGTTACTGTAATCTTATACCTAATGCAACATGGAATATAATAGGTTTGATCTGAGTAAATAACAATTCACTATTTTTAAGTTCATCTGTTCAATGAGTCCTGggattatctttctttttttgcgTCTGTAGCTTTTTCTATCTTGTCATTATTTTGTaggaaaattaatatttttgtagaaacctatattgaGTGGTTACAATGCCGTAGAGTCCTATTTCTGCTACCTATTTGCTGCAAGAGTCTATTAATCACTAAGAGTCTTAAAGTGAATGAAGGACTGAATGATGCTTTAACTGAGGTGGTCCTTTGTTAGGATTCAGTGTGGTGAATGCTCCCTGGAAGATTCTTATGATCATCTGTTGACCTAACATACCAAAGCAACAAAAGAGTTTGCTTAATAAGTTGTGAAAGATTATTAGGTGATAAAAAATCTATTGTATTTATtgcattttaaatttttatagttaGGGAACAACCCTGAAATACTATGCTTGACTTATCAGAGTCTAAAAAGGATATTAGAAACTCTGTTATTGAGAACATTATTCATCTCAATTGCGCAAATTAGGCATAGACCATAACCCACAAGTGTAGAGGTCTCATATTCCgtaaaaaaatatgattgaatactttttatttagtttaacatGATTTGTTAAACATGATTTGTCCTCCTCTATCAACATGATTTGTCCATATTCCCTCAATCATTTGTTTTATTTTGcttatattttctttttgttcatttatctcaATAATATCAGTGCTGCTGCTAGTTATAATTCTGAAGTGCTGTGAAAGTACCTCTCAAAATTTCTTGCTATCTTAATCCATTTGTATTTGATTACCTGATCCTCTTTTTTGTTTGTAATCCAACTTTAACCCTGATTCCCTAACTGTATTCTTGGAGTTTTGTGAGTGTTCTGTCATTATCATCCTTTTGTGCTGCTGctggttctgtttgcttttagtcTAGTATGTTGCTTGGCTTTCTAACTGATGAAGTTCATTGTCTCTTATTAAAGTCATTGTGTCTCATGCAAATCATCTTTGATAAAGCTTTACCAAGAATCTTTGATTTTTTACAAAGAAAAAACAGGAAATAATGACACATGATGCTTATTTTTTATGCTGGGTTACTGAATACTTGATTTGAAACGTTTGTGCCTCGAGTATAAAAGATAGAATATTATCTGATCATGATTCTTGTGAACATAGTTTTCTTAGCTGGGTTGGTCATTTGTCTTGGACAAGTTTCAATCACTACTTTTGGTTAGTCTGATGGGCTGTTTGTCAGATGTAGGTTTATTGATTTTTTTCggaaaataatatatacaaaatcATTTATTATGTCATAAAATGCTAGAAAacacaagaaaatataaaataatataggtAATCATGAAAATATAACATTAAGATTCATGGTTTTGACAATGCATAGGATAGCAACTATCAAGTTATAACTTGGCGTATTGAATGTCTCTATCAAGTATTACTGAATCaggataaaaagtaaaaaaaatgcaATAACATTTTAATTTAAGCTTTGCAATATTTTAATTATGTAATCATCATTATATAAAATACTTCTCCTGTACTAGTCTTCACCAAAATCAGCCTGTATGCTTGTGGTTTTTAACTTAAATGACTACACCAATTGGAGCGTTCACATTCTTACTAATGATAGAGGCCtcatatcaaagaatgaaactAATAGCAAAGAAACCTCAGTGTCATTCTTGTGGATCAGCTTCTCTAAGCTCAATATGTATGATACACCAGAAATGCAATAGTGACAGATATGCTGCCATCATCCCCTTTTGAAATTGACAGCTCATCATAGACTTTGATTGGGACCATCATCATGATTCACTCTCATAGAACAGGTACCGCTCTCAGGTGATGATCCATTCTGGGACATTATAATTCTTGAATGGATTCCCTCCAACCTCTGTCATGTCCGGGTGCACCACTAACCAGATCAGCCCCAGCCGCAAGTACTTGTCATCCATCCTTGCTAGTGCTTCCTCAGATCCTCTTCACCTATTCCCTTTCACATTCTCCACTGCAGTGCAGTCAGTTGGTGACAGGGCTCTGATCTCAAGGGCCAAGATGAGGTGACAACCATCTTTAGCAGGGTGAGATTCTTTAGCAGATGCTACCGCCAGGATAATGGTGACATGACACAGTGGTGGAGAAGTGAAAATGATAGGTTATTAGGATTATGGGAACTGTGACTCTCTTAAGCAAATCACAGGAGGAGATTATAAATATGTTTACAAGGTATAACATGTAAAGATCCAAATGCTCCTGGTTTAGTGATCATTATAATTGGAAACAAGAGCCTTTGGTCCTTATATTGGACACCTCAAAATTGGCCCAGTTTGATCAAGTCCGGCTGGTTCTTGTGGTTCAGTTGACATTCAGCCAGGTCATCCAGCTCAATGTAGTTACTCTTCATGGTCAATCCAACAGCAAAACTAAACCAGTTATGGGTACAATTCCTGGTTTTTCCATTGTAGTGTTACCTTCTTTGTGTGCTTCTACATTTTGAGAGTTTCATTTGATGATCAATATTGTTCACTGTTTAATGCATCCAAGTAGTAGCAAGGTCATGATATAATGCCTCCAGCACAAGAATAGATTTCTGATGTCATGCACTACTGCCGGTACAATAAAAGCATATACTTGAATTTACTTATATTCTGATCTGTTCAGTTGTTTATGTTAGATTATTTCTGATTGTTTTAGTAGAACCACACAAAACCATGCCTTAAATTATATCTATTTCTGAGAAAAATGACAATGAAATAGCTTATCACATAATTGGATTAGCAAGAAACATCCTTTATGTCATGATATGATCACTTTCCAATGGCTTAGTTGCATGATAGGAAGATCCTATAGACTTCATTTTCTCTTTGCAGGTATGTTGTTGATGCAGCAGACCGTGATAATTTGCCCATCTCAAAAAGTGAACTTCATGATCTTCTAAGCAAGCCATCACTGAGTGGGATCCCACTGTTGGTCCTTGGAAATAAAATTGATAAGCCAGAAGCTCTGACAAAGCAGGGTTTGACAGATGAAATGTAAGTAACCACAAAATTTCTATTTTAAGATATCTCTATTACATGTAAGCAGTTGGAAGCAGTTCCCATAATGTAAGTGCTGCTCGGACTCTTAACTATGAACTGCATTGCAGGGGCCTGAAATCCATTACAGACAGAGAGGTTTGTTGTTACATGATCTCATGCAAGAACTCAACCAACATAGACTCTGTCATCGATTGGCTTGTGAAGCACTCAAAATCAAAAAATTGAGCATTTAGCCCTCGACAGCTCTGGCTTCTGCATTATTTTCTTGGGATATGTAGGTTGTTCTTGTGGTTTTTGGTGATGATTTCTGCTTTTGGCTGGCTGAGTTTATGGCCTCTACTGTTGCCTGTTATTGTCATGCTGATTTATCACATATGCAACTGGGCTTGTACTGTTTCTTGTAACCAGTATGTTGAATTATTTCTGTGTATGGGTTAACCTTTTGAGTCTTGTGCAGAACACACATTGTACCTGATGGACATTTGGTGGTGCCAACAATCTCTGTTAACATGATATGTGATGAGCGATTTCAATAGTTGTGTTTTCTCTGATCATGTCATTTATTTGAATTCTTGGATAATGTTTACAAAAACCTTCCTGAATATATTTAGGGTTTTACGCCGGAAGAGGATCGATCATTGATGGTGGAGTTGTTACTTTTGCTGACCCACCCCCATACCAACCAACCTACAATAGTTTCTTCTCTGTTTGGTGCAAGGCTTTTAGCTTTCACTAGTGATTATGAGAATGATTCGATACACTATACGGGAATATGAAGGAATTAGAGAGAATCAAAGGGGTTTGTAGGAATATATGGTAAGTACGATGGatgtaatatattatattatgatggATTCTTTCATCCTGTTTCTGATCTTGCAGGTATAAGTTTTCTCATGAGATGAGAGATTCAGGTGGAAACATTGTGGCTGCAGGATGTGCTGCATACAATGCTAGAGATGGATGTCTTGCTCTTAATCACATCAGTGTCCTCACAAATGCTATATGATGCTCAATGACATTTAGAATCTAGCTTCAACTGTAAATGTCACAAGCTTTGGTTTAAACCCTAGACAAAGCAATGTCTTTCACACAAACTTGCTAACCACAGTAGATTAACTCGAAGAACAACTACATGGGAGCTGAAGCTTCCTCTACTATGTTGCATACAGGTTTGTTTTTTACACACTTACCTGATGGGTGATTAATGAAGATTAAAACCTACAATAGTTTCTTGAGTTTGGATTACCAAGTATCACTGGAATAAACCTTTTCTAAATTATGGTCAAGCACACAAACAAATAGATAGTTCATCTGTTCCTCAACCTTGACATCATAAGTAACCAGGTTTAGTCCTTGACTTCTGATTCAAACTTAGATCAAGGCTGAAATTTGATCATTGTTCATGTATCAGCTTACAAGCTTCACTGGTGATAATTTCTTCATGACCATCCAAAGTCAGATTGCCAGTTTCTGTCTTTCACTTTCCATAttaatcaacaacaacaacaaccaacaCCAAGCAATGATACTGACTACAACTAAATTCAAGTAATGTTTTGATAGTTAGATTTAATATTGCATGCAGTATGATTCCAAAGATAAAAAGtataataataatgatcataATGATAGTAAATTATCAATAGATGTGAGATTTTTCATCATATAACCCCAAAATCAAGAACATTCAAGATTATATTTCTTTATTCCTCTATAGAATTATTTTATTCCCTTGCCTATGATGATGGGCAAAACTTGAAGCCTTCTGGAATGgtttatttattttctctcccATATGTTGTCACACGCTTTGGTTTTCTCATCTTATTAAACAAAGTCTAGCCAGTTGTGGCACTCGTCATCTCTACAGTAAGTCAAACAGCACCAGCAGATTCCTTGCTTAGTTTCCTGAGACCTCCTTGACCACATTGCACATGCCACTGCTGATGAGCTCAAAGAATCTGTTCTTCGATCAAGAACAGTGCAGCGACAACCAAATACTGCTCGATCACCATCATTAGTTTTCACAAGCAGGAAAGCGATTCAATGCTGCTAAGctgtttgttgtataagatagcaTTTGTCTTGGAAAAAGAATGCCACTGTGTGAATACTGACTGAAAGCTCCAGATGAGGATTTCCTAAGCACCAAAGTCATTAATGCAGATATACTGTTTGTTGTATGGTTCTTGTCAGATAGCTTTAAGTCTAATCTTCAAGAAACGACTATAATCAGAAACAAGTGAAAATGCCTTTTGAGAATACTATACATTCATTCAGCAGTTCAAACGTAGAAGAAGGCGACCTTTTTGATTTCCTGAAATAAGCTGCACTGCGAGCAACGAAAGCTACACCTCGAGCTCCAGAAAGCTACGCACGAAGAGATGCGGTCAGAGGAATCCGACACCACACCAACTCACGAGATGTTTGCTGCCATCAATTAATGAGGCATCAGAGGACGACGACTTGCATTATCAAACCACATCACATCCAAGTCACATCGCACTAATTGTGACTGATGTCAAGAATGGAGTCCTCAGTTTGACTTCTCTTCGACTTGCAATTGTTGATCGTACGAGATCGGTGTTAATGCACCCTCTGGGTTTTCTTCTTCTCCCTCGACCATGGTGCAGTATAACTACTGTAGTTCATTGGCTAAAAGAAGCTTCCCctacttttcttcttcttgtctcTGTTTTCTTTGATTCAAATGCTAATTCACATACAGAATGATGAGAGAAGGGTTGTCCTGTATGGTTCCAGCAAATGCTGCTACATCCACCAACCAGAATCATGGCATGACCAAAAGCCATTGATTGAGGAGCAAGGGAAAAAGCATCAAAAAAAGTTGCAGGGAAGTGAAATGGATGAGAACAGATGTCAAGCTCATCTTGTAAAGCCATTCATGGCATCATAGCCATGGAGACTTACAAATATATAAAGGGTTGGCTTTGTGCTGGCATCCAAGTGAGATACTGGCATCAGCCATATGGTGGTTGATGACTAGCTTGGCATGAAGTCTTTTCTGGTCGGAGAATTCAACTTTATGCATTGATTTAAGGGGCCCAAACAATGGAAAGTCAGCTGCATCTGCATATCCTAGATTGCTGCTATGGGGTCCTTAAATCACAGATATCTCTAATCTTTAGCTGTTGCTGTTCTATGGAGATAGATTCACCTCATGCTTTTTTCCCTTGAAGGTTTCAGAGCTGAAAGCTTTCTCAAGAACAGAtagaaaagcaaaagaaaagaccTTCTTCCACACTAAAAAGGTTTCAGAGATAGAAGTAATGCTgatcaattagtttcatgctatttACTAACAGGTTTATGAAAGGCTTCTCTTCTTAGTGCCACTTGCATCATACTCATGAGCTACAGGGCAAAGAACTCCACTCTCTCTTGGAGCTTAATCTCTTCTTCCTTTGGGTGCCATGAGCCTCATTGACACAGTTTGGATCAGATCAAAttaatcccaaaaaaaaaaaagcttgaggTTGGACTGGATTTTGCATCTGCAAGTCTAAATACAATCAAATTGATTTAAGCCAATTCAGAGAATTAAATCCAACAAAAATTCAGATGCTGATGTGCTTAGAGATTAACCTTTCTACATAATTTAATTAGACAAAATTAATGGGATCTTATAACAACATTATTCTTATATACAATCAGACTTGTTAGGATGAT encodes the following:
- the LOC135588621 gene encoding ADP-ribosylation factor-like protein 8a — translated: MGLWEAFLNWLRSLFFKQEMELSLIGLQNAGKTSLVNVIATGGYSEDMIPTVGFNMRKVTKGNVTIKLWDLGGQPRFRSMWERYCRAVSAIVYVVDAADRDNLPISKSELHDLLSKPSLSGIPLLVLGNKIDKPEALTKQGLTDEMGLKSITDREVCCYMISCKNSTNIDSVIDWLVKHSKSKN